The following are encoded in a window of Rubellicoccus peritrichatus genomic DNA:
- a CDS encoding ATP-binding protein: protein MEIIKGKQNKAQRIVVYGPEGIGKSTFGSKFPNPVFIDTEDSTDHLDVARTKKPASWTMILSQVEEVAKSEFKTLIIDTIDWAERQCIEYVCAVAGKSSIEDFGYGKGYTHLAEEFGKLLNLLNDVREKGINVVLLAHAHMRKFEQPDEIGAYDRWELKLTKKCSPLVKEWADMVLFANYKTFVIEDDKTKSKKAQGGRRVMRTSHHPCWDAKNRHGLADELDFEFSNIEHIFQGDDELAEFTESSSEELKMEREAINDPKVTEPQPTGTSIPFDNPGGFPTKLFELMQKDSISAKQIQKAVASKGYYPEATPIDRYADDFVDGVLIAAWPKVLEIIKELELDSVA from the coding sequence ATGGAAATTATAAAAGGAAAACAGAACAAGGCGCAGCGAATAGTTGTGTATGGTCCTGAGGGGATTGGAAAGAGTACATTTGGAAGCAAGTTTCCAAATCCCGTCTTCATCGACACAGAAGACTCAACAGATCACCTTGATGTAGCTCGCACAAAGAAACCCGCAAGCTGGACAATGATTCTATCTCAAGTTGAGGAAGTTGCAAAGTCTGAGTTTAAAACCTTGATCATCGATACGATTGATTGGGCAGAGAGGCAATGCATAGAATATGTATGTGCTGTCGCTGGCAAGAGCAGTATTGAAGATTTTGGATACGGCAAGGGGTATACTCACTTGGCAGAGGAATTTGGTAAGCTTTTAAATTTGCTGAATGATGTGCGGGAGAAGGGGATCAATGTTGTTTTGCTTGCCCATGCTCATATGCGCAAGTTTGAGCAGCCTGATGAGATTGGTGCTTACGACAGATGGGAGCTAAAGCTTACTAAGAAATGCTCTCCCCTAGTAAAGGAGTGGGCTGATATGGTTCTATTTGCAAATTACAAAACTTTTGTAATTGAAGATGATAAAACCAAAAGCAAGAAGGCCCAGGGCGGTCGTCGTGTTATGCGCACTTCTCATCATCCGTGCTGGGATGCGAAGAATCGCCATGGTCTAGCCGATGAGCTAGATTTTGAATTCTCCAATATTGAGCATATCTTTCAGGGTGATGATGAACTAGCAGAGTTCACAGAGTCGTCTAGCGAAGAACTGAAAATGGAACGTGAAGCTATTAACGATCCTAAAGTTACCGAGCCTCAGCCCACGGGAACATCAATCCCATTTGATAACCCTGGAGGATTCCCGACTAAGCTATTTGAGTTAATGCAGAAGGATAGCATCTCGGCAAAGCAGATTCAAAAAGCCGTTGCAAGCAAGGGTTACTATCCTGAGGCAACACCGATTGACCGTTATGCTGATGATTTTGTAGACGGCGTCCTAATAGCTGCTTGGCCAAAGGTATTGGAGATTATCAAAGAACTGGAACTTGATTCAGTCGCCTAA
- a CDS encoding phage portal protein — MNELNTRDRATALEILNNPESKWAVMRQGERLKITKRPSVSRQYDAGRVDRLTENWTGGFASTGDSDIYQAAKVILQRARDLEENNDFVEKFLHELEVNIIGHTGIRLNSMPKNGDGTVDKLAKKAIESAWKRQNIPENYTVTRDTSGPETDRISIRTVARDGEMIKREVKGIDNEFGFAIHPLESDQLDIHLNGKAPETGNELRMGVELNEWKMPIAYWIDTDHPGDLYFWSRINNKIRVRVPANEIHFLKKKKRFTQTRGVSWIVTAMRRLRMLGGYEEAELVAATTAAAKMAFFTRIPGEGAGYGGDEENREPIRMDAEPGLMEELPVGVGIEKFDPQHPTQAFPDFRKAMLRGAAVGLGGPGYNTLAGDLEGVNYSSLREGKLSERDGYKIIQDWYIKSDKDPIFRSWLKHSLDFGLIKLDNGQPLPASRFQKFLNAEFKGRTWQWVDPEKDVKGLALLRENNWRSDRDIVEGIGDDYETVLDEIEADEKEKEARGIKSAPKRPNQTKPAVQVEESQG, encoded by the coding sequence ATGAATGAGCTGAATACCAGAGACCGTGCAACGGCGCTTGAGATACTCAACAATCCCGAATCGAAGTGGGCAGTAATGCGTCAGGGTGAAAGGCTAAAGATTACCAAGCGGCCCTCAGTTTCACGTCAATATGATGCCGGGAGGGTTGACCGCCTCACCGAAAACTGGACTGGTGGATTTGCGAGTACTGGAGATTCAGACATATACCAAGCTGCAAAAGTCATCCTGCAAAGAGCGCGTGACCTTGAGGAAAACAATGATTTTGTAGAAAAATTTCTTCACGAGCTGGAAGTAAATATTATTGGCCATACTGGCATCAGGTTAAACTCAATGCCAAAAAATGGAGATGGGACCGTAGATAAGCTTGCGAAGAAGGCTATTGAGTCAGCGTGGAAGAGGCAGAATATTCCAGAAAATTACACGGTGACAAGAGATACGTCCGGCCCTGAGACAGACCGAATCTCAATTCGAACGGTTGCACGAGATGGGGAAATGATTAAACGTGAGGTCAAGGGCATTGATAACGAATTCGGATTTGCAATTCATCCTTTGGAGTCCGATCAGTTGGACATTCATTTGAATGGTAAAGCACCAGAGACAGGCAATGAGTTACGCATGGGGGTAGAACTGAACGAATGGAAGATGCCTATTGCGTATTGGATCGACACAGACCACCCTGGCGATCTGTATTTCTGGTCTCGAATCAATAATAAGATTCGCGTTCGTGTACCAGCGAATGAAATTCACTTTCTAAAAAAGAAGAAACGCTTTACCCAAACTCGTGGAGTTTCTTGGATTGTTACCGCAATGCGGCGCCTTCGCATGCTTGGAGGATATGAAGAGGCTGAGCTGGTTGCAGCAACAACGGCAGCTGCTAAGATGGCCTTCTTTACGCGCATTCCCGGTGAAGGGGCAGGTTATGGGGGAGACGAGGAGAATCGCGAGCCTATACGCATGGATGCTGAACCGGGGCTGATGGAAGAACTGCCCGTGGGCGTTGGAATAGAGAAGTTTGACCCCCAGCACCCGACTCAGGCGTTTCCTGATTTCAGAAAGGCAATGCTTCGAGGTGCTGCTGTTGGCCTTGGCGGCCCCGGATATAATACTTTGGCTGGAGATCTAGAGGGAGTAAATTACTCATCCCTCAGAGAAGGGAAGCTAAGTGAGCGCGATGGTTACAAAATTATTCAGGATTGGTATATCAAGTCTGATAAAGACCCAATTTTTAGGTCATGGTTGAAACACTCACTCGATTTTGGTTTAATAAAACTTGATAATGGTCAACCGCTTCCAGCTTCACGATTTCAGAAATTCTTAAATGCAGAATTCAAAGGCAGAACATGGCAGTGGGTTGACCCTGAGAAAGATGTCAAGGGGCTTGCGCTCTTGCGAGAGAACAATTGGAGAAGTGATCGTGATATTGTAGAGGGCATAGGAGACGACTATGAAACCGTGCTTGATGAAATTGAGGCAGATGAAAAGGAAAAAGAGGCCAGAGGGATAAAAAGCGCTCCTAAGCGTCCCAATCAAACTAAGCCTGCTGTCCAGGTTGAAGAGTCGCAGGGTTGA
- a CDS encoding AAA family ATPase has protein sequence MNAFELLKEKLKQGMTQGNMHACLRDTGRLAGGYAATGALSAVDLFHLEKLAGSLSINPGEGESKWSDAVIFGRRQPVYWNEVEYSAEKAGRSIGWNDEIGGSDDLKVVNEHWLEDEEIKKPSNDWNPVSDLITYLETLFQSEEQVGYVTESWFNENAEKHLPKKGCFDRSAGQLIELLNDCKGDIGSVIGDTNSEVGAWIRFNPLDGNGVKDQNVTSYRYALVESDVVDIPRQYALLKELELPIATLVHSGGKSLHAVVKVEADSYEEYRERVDYLYQVCEKNGLAMDRQNRNPSRLSRMPGVARNGEKQFLLATGIGKSSWLDWREWIEDLRDELPDIEELTIDGEPGLAPELIKGLLREGHKMLLAGPSKAGKSFSLQQLSIAISQGLEWMGWKCTKGRVLYVNLELDKRSSKHRFWNIHQHLNIENNGNIDVWNLRGSAASMDKLAPKLIRRSAKKGYKAVIIDPIYKVLTGDENSAEEMAHFCNQFDKICVELGAATIYCHHHSKGSQGQKTSRDRSSGSGVFARDPDAIVDLIELEIDEGRRKQISQRWECDALHAELTKIKSDWWEKCSQDDALVPERLLEWAGEEGINVPGSSRLEAQFEASITTGWRLEGTLREFATFPAKEIFFRYPIHVVDSDGLLKDAKADGEEDPYEKFQRVRSERNKASKKEADESFNNAFEMARDDNGNVKVSALAEVLGKTEKTVRLRVNKSKSFTLENGFVFRKGEGENDH, from the coding sequence ATGAACGCATTTGAATTATTGAAAGAAAAACTCAAGCAAGGCATGACCCAGGGGAACATGCATGCATGCCTAAGGGATACTGGAAGATTGGCGGGTGGTTATGCTGCCACAGGTGCGTTATCTGCTGTTGACTTGTTCCATTTAGAGAAGCTTGCAGGCAGCCTTTCCATTAATCCAGGTGAAGGAGAGTCTAAATGGTCTGATGCAGTAATCTTTGGGAGGAGACAGCCTGTCTACTGGAATGAAGTAGAATATAGTGCTGAGAAGGCAGGGCGTTCAATTGGATGGAACGATGAGATCGGAGGTAGCGATGACTTAAAAGTCGTCAATGAGCATTGGCTTGAAGATGAAGAAATTAAAAAACCTTCGAACGACTGGAATCCTGTTTCAGATTTGATCACGTATCTTGAGACATTGTTTCAGTCCGAGGAACAAGTAGGCTATGTCACTGAGTCATGGTTCAATGAAAATGCAGAAAAGCACCTTCCTAAGAAGGGATGCTTTGATAGGTCAGCAGGTCAACTCATTGAATTACTCAATGATTGTAAGGGAGACATAGGCTCTGTCATTGGTGACACGAACTCTGAAGTTGGTGCCTGGATTCGTTTTAATCCATTGGATGGTAATGGAGTCAAAGACCAGAATGTCACAAGCTACCGTTACGCCTTGGTTGAGTCTGATGTCGTAGACATACCTCGACAGTATGCACTCCTGAAGGAGCTTGAATTGCCAATAGCTACGCTTGTTCACTCAGGTGGTAAGAGCCTTCACGCGGTTGTAAAGGTTGAGGCTGACAGCTACGAAGAATACCGTGAACGAGTGGATTACTTGTATCAGGTTTGCGAGAAGAACGGTTTAGCCATGGATCGTCAGAACCGGAATCCCTCCAGGCTTTCGAGAATGCCAGGGGTCGCTCGAAATGGTGAAAAACAATTTCTGTTAGCCACTGGCATTGGCAAGTCTTCTTGGCTTGATTGGCGTGAGTGGATTGAGGATCTAAGAGATGAGTTGCCCGATATTGAAGAACTTACAATTGATGGTGAGCCAGGGCTTGCACCTGAGCTGATAAAGGGACTCTTGCGAGAGGGGCATAAAATGCTACTCGCTGGCCCTTCAAAGGCTGGTAAGTCATTTTCTCTACAGCAGCTCTCAATTGCCATTTCTCAGGGGCTCGAATGGATGGGATGGAAATGCACTAAGGGACGAGTACTCTATGTGAACCTTGAGCTAGACAAGCGATCCAGTAAGCACCGTTTCTGGAACATTCATCAGCATCTCAACATTGAGAATAATGGAAATATTGATGTTTGGAATCTGAGAGGAAGTGCCGCCTCCATGGACAAGCTCGCGCCTAAGCTTATTCGCAGGTCTGCCAAGAAGGGCTACAAGGCTGTCATAATTGACCCGATCTATAAGGTGCTGACTGGTGACGAGAACAGCGCAGAAGAGATGGCTCATTTCTGCAACCAGTTCGACAAGATTTGCGTAGAGCTTGGGGCTGCTACTATTTATTGCCACCATCATTCAAAAGGCTCTCAGGGGCAGAAGACTAGTCGAGACAGATCTTCAGGCTCAGGAGTCTTTGCACGTGATCCTGATGCTATTGTAGACCTAATTGAGCTGGAGATTGATGAGGGACGCAGGAAACAAATTTCACAAAGATGGGAGTGTGATGCCCTTCACGCTGAACTTACTAAGATCAAGTCTGATTGGTGGGAGAAGTGTTCACAGGATGATGCATTAGTCCCCGAGAGGCTTCTTGAATGGGCTGGCGAAGAGGGTATCAACGTACCAGGATCTTCCAGGTTAGAAGCTCAGTTTGAAGCCAGTATAACTACAGGATGGAGACTTGAGGGAACTCTTAGGGAGTTTGCTACCTTTCCAGCTAAAGAGATATTCTTTCGGTATCCCATTCATGTGGTTGACTCTGATGGGCTACTCAAAGACGCAAAAGCGGACGGCGAAGAGGACCCATATGAGAAATTTCAGAGAGTCAGGTCGGAGAGAAACAAGGCCTCAAAGAAAGAGGCTGACGAGAGCTTTAATAACGCCTTCGAAATGGCTAGAGATGACAATGGCAATGTGAAGGTTTCAGCACTTGCTGAGGTCCTCGGAAAAACCGAAAAAACAGTCAGACTCAGAGTCAATAAGTCTAAGAGTTTCACCTTAGAGAATGGATTCGTTTTCAGGAAAGGAGAGGGTGAAAATGACCATTAA
- a CDS encoding helix-turn-helix domain-containing protein encodes MSKLIKANILKRVQDGEQECLRLQHQWEIAKKEHCKDTGKLMREYREQAALSLRKLAGRLCISAAYLSDLESGNRAYRLELVEQAFRAIELYRSDHA; translated from the coding sequence ATGAGTAAGCTTATTAAAGCGAACATACTAAAGCGCGTTCAGGATGGCGAGCAAGAGTGTCTAAGACTTCAGCATCAATGGGAGATTGCCAAGAAGGAGCATTGTAAGGACACGGGCAAACTAATGCGAGAGTACCGCGAACAAGCTGCGCTGTCACTTCGCAAACTTGCGGGGCGGCTCTGCATATCTGCTGCCTATCTTTCGGATTTAGAGTCTGGCAACAGAGCGTATCGACTTGAACTTGTTGAGCAGGCATTCCGAGCAATTGAGCTATATCGCTCTGATCACGCATGA
- a CDS encoding DEAD/DEAH box helicase has translation MELRPYQSEAKQAIREEWSKGVKRTLLVLPTGCGKTIVFCKLIEDQVSQGDRCLILAHRGELLSQAADKMRKATGLECAVEKAEDSAEDSFYRVTVGSVQTLMRQKRLDRFSSDHYQVIIVDEAHHVLADSYQRIFDHFPNAKVLGVTATPDRGDMRNLGQFFDSLAFDYTLPKAIKEGYLAPIKALTIPLKLDLTGVSMQSGDFKLSEVSSALDPFLEQIADEMVEHCKGRKTVVFLPLVATSQKMRSLLETRGFRAAEVNGSSKDRDEVLQDFEHGKYDILCNSMLLTEGWDCPSVDCIVCLRPTKVRSLYCQIVGRGTRILEDKDHLLLLDFLWHSEKHELCRPAYLIAESEEVARKATKNLEGAAGAAFDLEEAIEKAEADCVSDREEALAKRLAEMRNRKRKLVDPLQFEMSIESEDLANYVPAFGWEMAPPSAAQRSSLERLGIMPDEIENAGKAKKILDRLDKRRAEGLTTPKQIRCLERYGFKHVGTWAFDDAKKLIDRVAANRWRVPPGITPCEFNPHMINQ, from the coding sequence GTGGAATTACGACCATACCAGTCAGAAGCTAAACAGGCCATCCGAGAGGAGTGGAGCAAGGGGGTCAAAAGGACCCTTCTTGTTCTGCCCACTGGATGCGGGAAGACAATAGTCTTTTGCAAGCTCATCGAGGACCAAGTTTCGCAAGGTGACAGATGCCTGATTCTTGCACACAGAGGTGAGCTACTTAGCCAAGCTGCTGATAAAATGCGCAAAGCGACTGGTCTTGAATGTGCAGTTGAGAAAGCTGAAGACTCAGCCGAGGATAGCTTTTACCGTGTTACTGTCGGGAGCGTGCAAACGCTTATGAGACAGAAGCGCCTAGATCGGTTCAGTAGTGATCATTATCAGGTGATTATAGTTGATGAGGCACATCACGTTCTTGCAGATAGCTATCAGCGGATTTTTGACCATTTTCCAAATGCAAAAGTGCTTGGTGTGACAGCTACTCCAGACAGGGGAGATATGAGGAATCTTGGCCAGTTCTTTGATTCGCTGGCCTTTGACTACACTCTACCTAAAGCTATCAAAGAGGGCTACTTGGCCCCTATAAAGGCTCTAACCATTCCGCTGAAGCTTGATCTTACTGGAGTTTCAATGCAATCGGGCGATTTTAAATTATCCGAAGTAAGTAGCGCCCTTGATCCATTCCTTGAGCAAATTGCTGATGAAATGGTTGAGCATTGCAAGGGGCGTAAGACTGTTGTGTTTCTTCCACTTGTTGCAACGTCCCAGAAGATGAGATCCTTGCTTGAGACACGCGGATTTAGAGCTGCTGAAGTCAATGGATCAAGCAAAGATCGCGATGAGGTTCTTCAAGATTTTGAACATGGTAAGTACGACATCTTATGTAACTCAATGTTACTTACAGAAGGCTGGGATTGTCCCTCTGTTGATTGCATTGTCTGTTTGCGTCCAACTAAAGTAAGGAGTCTTTACTGTCAGATAGTAGGACGAGGAACACGCATTCTAGAAGACAAGGATCACCTTTTGCTTTTAGATTTCCTTTGGCATAGTGAGAAACATGAGCTTTGCAGGCCAGCCTATTTAATTGCTGAATCGGAAGAGGTTGCAAGGAAGGCAACAAAGAACCTAGAGGGCGCGGCGGGAGCTGCTTTTGACCTGGAGGAGGCAATTGAAAAGGCTGAAGCTGATTGTGTCTCAGATCGTGAGGAAGCACTCGCAAAAAGGCTTGCTGAAATGCGCAATAGAAAGCGCAAGCTGGTTGATCCACTTCAATTTGAAATGTCAATTGAGTCTGAGGACCTCGCTAATTATGTTCCCGCCTTTGGATGGGAAATGGCACCGCCCTCAGCTGCACAGAGGAGCAGCTTAGAGCGTCTAGGTATCATGCCGGACGAAATTGAGAATGCTGGTAAGGCTAAAAAAATACTTGATCGACTGGACAAGAGAAGAGCTGAAGGCCTCACAACACCCAAGCAAATAAGATGCCTTGAGCGCTATGGATTTAAACATGTTGGTACATGGGCATTTGATGATGCTAAGAAGCTAATTGATAGAGTCGCTGCTAATCGTTGGAGAGTACCACCAGGGATTACGCCATGTGAATTTAATCCGCATATGATCAACCAATGA
- a CDS encoding AAA family ATPase: MIAQIEPSDLINNPNIRVEDLCGDARELAEPLVKKAKKLSLSKFGKWTVLLIGDPGCGKSALAEIAANTIAEHRENILSYSGINVDVDLVRQWQRDFRIGSLYSGWRVLVIEEIDTVPARAQDLMLDVIDKLPECVAIIGTSNNHTENFSDRFQTRFTPLEVKSLTSEEIHEFAMRHWPRLDPSEVRKIAEGCNGNMRAALHDLQSLCDGF; the protein is encoded by the coding sequence ATGATTGCTCAAATAGAACCATCAGACTTGATCAACAATCCGAACATTAGAGTTGAGGACCTATGCGGAGATGCCAGAGAATTAGCTGAACCTCTCGTCAAGAAGGCTAAGAAGCTCAGTCTTAGCAAGTTTGGAAAATGGACCGTGCTTCTCATTGGTGATCCTGGTTGTGGAAAGTCAGCCTTAGCTGAAATTGCTGCCAATACAATAGCTGAGCACAGAGAGAACATACTCTCATATTCTGGGATCAATGTTGACGTGGATTTGGTTCGCCAATGGCAACGAGACTTTAGAATTGGGTCTCTTTATTCTGGTTGGCGTGTGCTCGTCATTGAGGAGATAGACACCGTACCAGCAAGGGCTCAAGATCTCATGCTTGATGTCATAGACAAGCTTCCCGAGTGCGTAGCGATTATTGGAACTAGCAACAACCATACGGAGAATTTCTCTGACAGGTTTCAAACCAGATTCACACCATTGGAAGTTAAGAGTCTGACATCCGAAGAGATTCACGAATTCGCAATGCGTCATTGGCCAAGGCTTGATCCTTCCGAAGTGAGAAAGATTGCCGAAGGCTGCAATGGTAACATGCGTGCTGCATTGCACGATCTTCAAAGCCTCTGTGATGGGTTCTAA
- a CDS encoding RusA family crossover junction endodeoxyribonuclease yields the protein MKPPTATHQEKQVMVENGKPIFFEPPKVKEARAKLMAHLGQHVPRSSMTGPLRVIVKWCFPLTGKRSHGQFKDTRPDAHNLNKLLFDCMTDLKFWNDDAQVASEIIEKFWSEKPGIFIQIEKL from the coding sequence ATGAAACCACCAACAGCAACCCATCAGGAGAAGCAAGTCATGGTCGAAAATGGTAAGCCAATTTTTTTCGAGCCGCCAAAAGTCAAAGAGGCGAGAGCAAAGCTCATGGCGCATTTAGGCCAACACGTACCAAGATCATCAATGACGGGTCCGTTGAGAGTGATTGTAAAGTGGTGCTTCCCTTTGACGGGGAAACGAAGCCACGGGCAATTCAAGGACACCAGACCAGATGCTCACAACCTGAACAAGCTTCTCTTCGACTGCATGACAGATCTTAAGTTCTGGAACGACGACGCTCAGGTGGCTTCTGAGATCATCGAAAAGTTTTGGTCCGAGAAGCCAGGAATCTTTATCCAAATTGAAAAACTATGA
- a CDS encoding phage terminase large subunit family protein: MGRVDTVIERAFQLLIIPEPIPAYQWAAENRFLPSEVTAVQGMYDPEFAPFQKEPQDSFFDDDVQVTVLQWAARQGKTECINNLEGCSIDRDPSNILVAYPTIDSSEKWAKEMFEPMRDNTPSIKAKISEPKSRDGDNTIRSKKFPGGRISAIGTNSPSGFRQIQARIVIADEIDAMEDGKEGDPITLLFKRADNYADSIQVLASTPTIKGLSRIQTWFEKGDQRYWFVKCCNDACGHWQTLKWEQLDWSKQGTRDDPRYICEECGHAHNDKERVRMVRNGEWRPTATFNGVRSYHLNGLYSVFPAKKGFKNNKMIQFVEEFYDAKEQGSQGLQVWTNTFKAEVFDDSAEQMDYEAIHARAEHYDPSDEPIPDGSLMLVLGADVQGSPARIEAEVVAYGEGFESWGLGYYQFMGDLEDPETWKPFRDLLEKQWKLYNGGSLKLARGFIDMGHRDDLVLPFCKSCLAVGIKLYPVRGKGTEGRNTPPIVGRPSKNNRLRLPHYMIGDVATKKSVYADVAREPGGSHTCHFPKGNGYDLEYYRQLVAAERLVMKYQGGRPYQTFINPEKLPNEALDIRKYAYAAAVSLDPRWNDIAKNVEKLATKQKEEARVAPKPLESARPVAVPRPYRQQRRTSFVNRWRHH, encoded by the coding sequence ATGGGTAGGGTGGATACAGTTATCGAGCGGGCTTTTCAATTGCTTATAATACCCGAACCAATTCCTGCGTATCAATGGGCAGCTGAGAATCGATTTTTGCCTAGCGAAGTAACTGCTGTGCAAGGCATGTATGACCCAGAGTTCGCACCATTTCAGAAAGAGCCACAAGATTCATTTTTTGATGATGATGTACAGGTAACGGTTCTCCAGTGGGCTGCAAGACAGGGAAAGACGGAATGTATAAACAATCTTGAAGGATGCTCAATAGATCGTGACCCAAGTAATATTTTAGTTGCATATCCCACCATTGATAGCTCTGAGAAATGGGCTAAGGAGATGTTTGAGCCAATGCGTGATAATACGCCCTCTATAAAGGCGAAAATAAGCGAACCAAAAAGCCGTGATGGCGATAATACAATTCGCTCAAAGAAGTTTCCTGGTGGTAGAATTTCAGCGATAGGCACTAATTCTCCTAGTGGTTTTCGGCAGATTCAGGCAAGAATTGTTATTGCTGATGAAATCGACGCAATGGAGGACGGTAAGGAGGGCGACCCAATTACGCTACTTTTTAAAAGAGCTGATAACTACGCAGACTCTATCCAAGTATTGGCATCTACACCCACTATAAAGGGACTTTCTCGAATCCAAACATGGTTTGAGAAAGGAGATCAAAGATACTGGTTTGTAAAGTGTTGCAATGATGCGTGCGGCCATTGGCAGACTTTGAAGTGGGAGCAATTGGATTGGTCAAAGCAAGGCACTAGAGATGATCCTAGATATATCTGTGAGGAATGCGGTCATGCGCATAATGACAAAGAGCGTGTTCGCATGGTCCGTAATGGTGAATGGAGACCAACGGCTACCTTTAATGGAGTGCGCAGCTATCATCTCAATGGATTGTATTCTGTGTTTCCAGCCAAAAAGGGTTTTAAGAACAATAAAATGATTCAATTTGTTGAAGAATTCTATGACGCGAAGGAGCAGGGTAGCCAGGGTCTCCAGGTCTGGACCAATACCTTCAAGGCTGAGGTATTTGATGATTCTGCCGAGCAAATGGACTATGAAGCTATCCACGCTAGAGCTGAGCATTATGACCCCTCAGATGAACCGATCCCAGACGGCTCTCTGATGCTGGTTCTTGGTGCCGATGTGCAAGGGAGTCCTGCTCGCATAGAGGCTGAAGTAGTCGCCTATGGTGAAGGCTTTGAATCGTGGGGCTTGGGTTACTATCAATTCATGGGGGATCTGGAAGATCCTGAGACATGGAAGCCGTTTAGGGATCTTTTAGAAAAACAATGGAAACTTTATAATGGTGGGTCATTAAAATTGGCTCGTGGTTTTATAGATATGGGCCACCGTGACGACCTTGTTTTACCATTCTGCAAGAGTTGCTTAGCTGTCGGGATCAAGCTGTATCCAGTCAGGGGCAAAGGAACAGAGGGTCGTAACACACCTCCCATCGTTGGCAGACCGAGTAAGAATAATCGGCTCAGACTACCCCACTATATGATTGGAGATGTTGCGACTAAGAAGTCTGTCTATGCAGATGTCGCAAGGGAGCCGGGTGGGTCACATACATGCCATTTTCCAAAAGGTAATGGGTATGACTTAGAATATTATCGTCAGCTCGTAGCGGCAGAGCGCCTTGTTATGAAGTATCAAGGTGGTAGGCCTTATCAGACATTCATTAACCCCGAGAAACTCCCTAATGAAGCACTGGACATTCGCAAGTATGCTTATGCTGCTGCTGTGTCCCTTGATCCTCGCTGGAATGATATTGCAAAGAATGTTGAAAAGCTGGCCACCAAACAAAAGGAAGAGGCGAGGGTAGCGCCAAAGCCCCTTGAATCTGCGAGACCTGTAGCCGTTCCAAGACCTTACAGGCAGCAAAGAAGAACATCTTTTGTCAATCGCTGGAGGCATCATTGA